One genomic window of Nitrosomonas sp. Is35 includes the following:
- a CDS encoding HNH endonuclease signature motif containing protein translates to MLISRPSILIIFSLMLIGCDTPAHADNHLTETRYCGEPKRTASGKILRSKAVRLAFERMYPLPPGYDRSKWQVDHVIPLASGGCDSVSNMQWLPESIKTCSDDSCKDRWERGGIYPIKR, encoded by the coding sequence ATGCTGATTAGTAGACCATCAATATTGATAATTTTCTCGCTTATGTTAATCGGTTGCGACACGCCAGCGCACGCTGACAACCATTTAACCGAAACTCGCTACTGCGGCGAGCCTAAACGCACAGCAAGCGGGAAAATTCTTCGCAGCAAAGCGGTTCGTCTTGCGTTCGAGCGGATGTATCCATTACCGCCAGGGTATGACCGCAGCAAATGGCAGGTTGATCATGTAATACCGCTTGCTTCCGGCGGGTGCGATTCCGTTTCAAATATGCAATGGCTGCCTGAATCGATAAAAACCTGCTCGGACGATAGCTGCAAAGACCGCTGGGAGCGTGGCGGCATATATCCAATCAAGAGGTAA